One Phocoena phocoena chromosome 5, mPhoPho1.1, whole genome shotgun sequence genomic region harbors:
- the RPL34 gene encoding large ribosomal subunit protein eL34, translating to MVQRLTYRRRLSYNTASNKTRLSRTPGNRIVYLYTKKVGKAPKSACGVCPGRLRGVRAVRPKVLMRLSKTKKHVSRAYGGSMCAKCVRDRIKRAFLIEEQKIVVKVLKAQAQSQKAK from the exons ATGGTTCAGCGTTTGACGTACCGTCGTAGGCTGTCCTACAATACAGCCTCTAACAAAACCAGGCT GTCCCGAACCCCTGGTAATAGAATTGTTTACCTTTATACCAAGAAAGTTGGGAAAGCACCAAAATCCGCATGTGGTGTGTGCCCAGGCCGACTTCGAGGA GTCCGTGCTGTGAGACCTAAAGTTCTTATGAGGTTGTCTAAAACGAAAAAACATGTTAGCCGGGCCTACGGTGGTTCCATGTGTGCTAAATGTGTCCGTGACAG gatCAAGCGCGCTTTCCTCATTGAGGAGCAGAAAATCGTTGTGAAAGTGTTGAAAGCACAAGCACAGAGTCAGAAagctaaatag